One Panicum virgatum strain AP13 chromosome 3N, P.virgatum_v5, whole genome shotgun sequence DNA segment encodes these proteins:
- the LOC120666295 gene encoding upstream activation factor subunit spp27-like, translating to MSAAAAAIRSGEILAYPVALRRTPLSVSVRVRGAPAARAAVAMVRAEATAEGVGKAKGAGAGAGKKRPASGITKPKPISPELREFVGGAAELPRTEAIKLVWAHIKGNNLQDPNNKKIIICDDKLKKIFGGRDRVGFLEISGLLNPHFQK from the exons atgtcggcggcggcggcggccatccgCTCCGGCGAGATCCTCGCGTACCCCGTCGCGCTGCGGCGGACGCCTCTGTCGGTGTCGGTGCGGGTGCGGGGCGCGCCGGCCGCGAGGGCGGCCGTGGCGATGGTGCgggcggaggcgacggccgaGGGGGTCGGGAAGGCcaagggggcgggggcgggggcggggaagAAGAGGCCGGCGAGCGGGATCACGAAGCCCAAGCCGATCTCGCCGGAGCTGCGCGAGttcgtcggcggcgcggcggagctgccCCGGACCGAGGCCATCAAGCTCGTCTGGGCGCACATCAAGGGCAACAACCTGCAG GATCCAAATAACAAGAAGATAATAATCTGTGATGACAAATTGAAGAAGATATTTGGAGGTCGTGATCGTGTTGGGTTCCTTGAAATCTCTGGACTGCTTAACCCCCACTTCCAGAAATGA
- the LOC120666297 gene encoding protein TRIGALACTOSYLDIACYLGLYCEROL 5, chloroplastic-like — protein sequence MVVSTFTGPGIGIGFGVGCGFGVGWGFGGMPLNMFGLGIGGGCGVGLGLGWGFGNAYGCQYRSSRVQFQGIEFQKKADGDDAPKVVSPEIAEKSRPYG from the exons ATGGTGGTCAGCACGTTCACTGGCCCCGGGATTGGGATCG GGTTCGGCGTCGGCTGCGGGTTCGGCGTCGGGTGGGGCTTCGGAG GAATGCCTCTTAACATGTTCGGCTTGGGCATTG GTGGGGGTTGCGGAGTTGGCCTTGGGCTAGGATGGGGCTTTGGCAATGCTTATGGTTGTCAGTATCGATCGTCAAGAGTCCAGTTTCAGGGCATTGAATTTCAGAAGAAGGCTGATGGAGATGATGCACCAAAAGTTGTTTCACCGGAGATTGCTGAAAAGTCTCGTCCTTATGGCTAG